The Prionailurus bengalensis isolate Pbe53 chromosome D2, Fcat_Pben_1.1_paternal_pri, whole genome shotgun sequence genome window below encodes:
- the DNAJC9 gene encoding dnaJ homolog subfamily C member 9, producing MGLLELCEEVFGTADLYRVLGVRREASDSEVRRGYHKVSLQVHPDRVGEDDKEDATRRFQILGKVYSVLSDKEQRALYNEQGTVDEDSDALNQDRDWETYWRLLFKKISLEDIQAFEKTYKGSEEELADIKQAYLDFKGDMDQIMESVLCVQYTEEPRIRNIIQQAIDAGEIPSYNAFVKESKQKMNARKRRAQEEAKEAEMSRKELGLDEGVDNLKAVIQSRQKDRQKEMDNFLAQMEAKYCKPSKRGGKKNASQERKEIMEFSLQKSLSVNWCPYRQGTVKI from the exons ATGGGGCTGCTGGAGCTGTGCGAGGAAGTGTTCGGTACTGCCGACCTTTATCGAGTGCTGGGCGTGCGGCGCGAGGCCTCGGACAGCGAGGTCCGGCGCGGCTACCACAAGGTGTCTCTGCAGGTGCACCCGGACCGGGTCGGCGAGGACGACAAAGAAGACGCCACCCGCCGTTTCCAG ATCCTCGGGAAAGTCTATTCTGTTCTGAGCGACAAAGAGCAGAGAGCATTGTACAATGAGCAGGGAACAGTGGACGAAGATTCTGATGCGCTCAACCAAGATCGGGACTGGGAGACGTATtggagattactttttaaaaag ATATCTCTAGAAGACATTCAAGCTTTTGAAAAGACATACAAAGGTTCTGAAGAAGAGCTGGCAGATATTAAACAGGCCTATTTGGATTTCAAGGGTGACATGGATCAGATCATGGAGTCTGTGCTGTGTGTGCAGTACACAGAGGAACCCAGGATAAGGAACATTATTCAGCAAGCCATTGATGCTGGAGAGATCCCATCCTATAATGCCTTTGTCAAAGAATCCAAGCAAAAGATGAATGCAAGAAAAAGGAGG GCTCAGGAAGAGGCTAAAGAAGCAGAAATGAGCAGGAAGGAGTTGGGCCTTGATGAAGGAGTAGATAATTTGAAAGCAGTCATTCAG AGCAGACAAAAGGATCGGCAAAAGGAAATGGACAATTTTCTGGCTCAGATGGAAGCAAAGTACTGCAAACCTTCTAAacgaggagggaaaaaaaacgcctctcaagaaagaaaagaaataatggaattttCTCTTCAAAAGTCTTTAAGTGTTAATTGGTGCCCTTACAGGCAAGGTACAGTCAAGATTTGA
- the MRPS16 gene encoding 28S ribosomal protein S16, mitochondrial, with protein MVQLTTVLCKAYHGGHLTIRLALSGCTNRPFYRIVAAHNKCPRDGRFVEQLGSYDPLPNSHGEKIVALNLDRIRHWIGCGAHLSKPVEKLLGLSGFFPLHPMMITNAERLRRKRAREVLLASQKTDTEATETKTS; from the exons ATGGTCCAGCTCA CTACTGTCCTCTGCAAGGCCTACCATGGAGGCCACTTAACCATCCGCCTTGCCTTGAGTGGCTGTACCAACCGGCCTTTCTACCGCATTGTGGCTGCTCACAACAAGTGCCCTAGGGATGGCCGTTTCGTGGAGCAGCTGGGCTCCTATGATCCATTGCCCAACAGTCATGGAGAGAAAATCGTTGCTCTCAACCTGGACCGGATCCGGCATTGGATCGGCTGTGGGGCTCACCTCTCTAAGCCTGTGGAGAAGCTTCTGG GTCTCTCTGGCTTCTTCCCTCTGCATCCCATGATGATCACAAATGCTGAGAGGCTGCGAAGGAAACGGGCACGTGAAGTCCTCTTAGCATCtcagaaaacagacacagaagcTACAGAAACAAAAACGAGCTGA